TACAAGAATATATAAATATCCTTGATTTTGCAACTACAAGGTGACTAATCAATAGCCATTGCTCCGTGTCTTCAGAAGAGTTCACGGAGTACAAAGTGACTAATCAATAGCCATTGCTTCTGTACCACCAGTTGCATCCTCCAGACTGATTTTCTGTTCCTCCATGGCCACCCTAAGCTCCTCAGCCAAGCTCTTTTGCTCATCTTCTATGGTATTTTGAAGTTCATCCACCTGCAAGTAAAAAAGAATTTGGTCATCCCCTGATCTTCCGAATTTCAAGATATTAGGAGGTAATGAATGAGTGCATATGATTTGCTCATACCATAAATTCAACGATTGCAACAATAATAAGCACacaattttttataattttatgCAACTGTGGGTCTGGTGTTCAGGCCATGACTATAAATCTATCCTGGAACAATGTTGCAAACCTAAAATAGTTCATTTAAGATTCAACAAAGATTAAGTTGTGTTGTATGCCAAAAACTCACCACATGAAGCAAAAGCGAAAACTGTTTCTTGCGAAGCTCTAATGTTCTTGAACCAGCAGTATTCTCTGCTTCCAATGCTGCAATCTCCTTCTCGAGTTCAGTTATATCCTTTTGTGTGTCAGACCTTGGTGGTTGCATCGAGATCAGCCTCCGGATAGCTTCACATTCTTCCTTGTGCTGTCTTTCAATTTTACTTTTTTCAAGGTGTTTCTTAAGATCTTCAATATCGGCCTGTGTTTGCGAGATCTGTCGATGTAATTCACCTTGTAGCTCGTTGAAGTTCTCCTTTTCTCTAAGGTTTGCGTCCATAACTGCCTTGCTCTTGAGGAGTGGAAGTTCAAAAGTGGCCATCTCCTGTAAGAAGGCTTTGTACATCTTTTCACACGCACCATAGTTATCCGCATCCCGATCAATCTCAAGGGCAAAAGAGATGAACTTTTTCTGAATTTTCTTCAATGGGGGCTCACCCCTGGTAGTGGTTGTCCGAGTAAGAAGCCTGTGTTTGATGATAGTATCGTCTTCAAGTGGAGCAAACGCATAATG
The nucleotide sequence above comes from Papaver somniferum cultivar HN1 chromosome 8, ASM357369v1, whole genome shotgun sequence. Encoded proteins:
- the LOC113301993 gene encoding THO complex subunit 7A-like is translated as MLVKGRKVAGRGEEMAAHYAFAPLEDDTIIKHRLLTRTTTTRGEPPLKKIQKKFISFALEIDRDADNYGACEKMYKAFLQEMATFELPLLKSKAVMDANLREKENFNELQGELHRQISQTQADIEDLKKHLEKSKIERQHKEECEAIRRLISMQPPRSDTQKDITELEKEIAALEAENTAGSRTLELRKKQFSLLLHVVDELQNTIEDEQKSLAEELRVAMEEQKISLEDATGGTEAMAID